The Bacillota bacterium genomic sequence CTGGGCATTCTGGTCCGGGCCGATGGAAATCACGTCCAGGATGCGGGCCTCCGCCAGCCGGCGGGCTCCCTCGACGGTGGCTTCCAGCGAGGGTAGCCCGAAGTGGTGGCGGATGAGGGGATACGGGGCTTGCCAGGCCACGCGCCCGGGCAGGGTCTGGGGGAAACGTTCCTCCCGCCCCGCCTCCTCCCGGCCCTTGAGATAGGCAATTACCGCCTCATCCCCCTCGGAACCATCGAAGGCGCGCTCGAACAGCCCCGTCCGGCGGGCCACCTCGGCCACCGGGGGAGTCCCTCCGAAAGCCATGCGCCTGGGCAGAAGACCCTTGTGCTCGAGCAGTTCCTTCAGGTCAGCGAGCAGGCGTCCTGCCGCCTCGGGCGTCAACCGGTAAGAGAGGGCCACCAGATCGGGCCGGTGCGTCTCTATGGCCTGGGCCACCTCCTCCGGTGAGCGAGCCGGCCCCAGGAAATGGCACCGGTACCCCTGGTCTTCCGCCAGCCGCAGGAAGCCGAACACGCCCGCCACATGCACGCAATCTCCCAGAGTAGCTGCGAGCACTGTGGGACGGCTCATGCCGCCCGCCTGCCTTGCTACGGTCATGCTGCTTCCCTGCCTTCCCGCACGTAGTCGAGCAAACCGTTCAGGTCCATCTCGGCTAGACCCATACGGCCAAGAGTCCGGCCGTGGCGGAAGTAATCGATGCCGTGCACCAGCGATGCCAGGTGGATCAGGCTGCGCATGGTGGGGGTGGGTACCTCCGCCAGTTCCCCCAGGGACGCCAGGGGCACCAGGCCAGTAGGCACATCCTCCCAGAGGTAGCGCGTATCCAGGCTCCCGGGAGCCCTGATCCCCCGGTAAGCCCCCGTCTCCTGCAGGGCCCCGAACAGGTCGGGACCGTACGAGCCATAGACCCACTTCAGCCAATCCCGGGCCGTGGGCAGGGAAATCCCCAGCGCCCTGGCCACGGCCAGACGTTCAGCGTCCAGAGCCTCCACGATTCGCGCCACTGCCGGCGTGATCCCCTGGTGGTAATGGTCGAACGTCTCCCCGGCTTCGACGCGGGCCAAGTTGAGCAGCACCGGGGCAGGATGGAACACCGCTCCGATATTGTCCAGGCTGGTGTGCAACACCGTCTCTGCCGGGACGAACTGGGGGAAGAATCCCCGTAGCAGAGCCAGTACCCGGGGTGTCTGCCAGGCCGGGAGGGCCGCCAGGGGAACCCGGTGCTTGATGCTGAAGATGTGTACGTGACCGGGTTCCAGTACCCTGGCCGCATACAGCAGGCTCTGCACCTCGGCCACCACGGGCAATCCCCGGCAGCCCCCGGCCCGTAACGCATGCTCAGTCTCCAGAGCGCCCAGGGTTCGCCCCGGATTCAAGACCACCACCTGGTGTTCATCCACGTAGGGAGCCAGAGCATGCGCCAGATCCCGGTGGCCGGTCGCCGGCACCGTGACCATCAGCACCCGCGCCCGCGCCGCATCCCGCACAGAAGAGGTCACATACACCACGCCCACCCCGCAGCCCTCGCGGTACGGCTTGACCGGCACCCGGGCCTCAATGGCACCCGTGACCTTGAGCACCCCCCTGCTCGCCAGATCTTCGATGCGGCCAGGGGTGCGGTTGTACAGGACCACGTCCACCCCCTGCATCGCCAGGTGGGCGGCCATGGCCTGACCGCCGTTCCCCGCCCCCAGGACGGCGAACGACGGCCGCCCTGGATCACCTCGAACCCCACAAGCTCGCACACGCAAATGAAACACCTCCTCGGCCTGGCGGCGCCGGCCCTGGAGGTGGAAAAACCCGACCCGGGAGGTCGTTTCCTGGGTCGGGCATGATGTTCCCCTTAAAGGAGTCAGTCACTTGCCCGGGCCCAATCCACCTCCTCTTTCCACGCTTACGAGGTTAGCTGCCGGGCTCGGATCGAAAGAGTCTGACCCGTCTCGCCTTCGCCTTGTGCCACCCTTCGGCCACCTGAGGCCCGGACGAGATTCGCCCCGTTGGTTTGGTTCCCCCGCTTCCCCTTCAGGGGAATTCAGCGATCAAGCGGATTGGCCGGTAAGCCAACCAAGCATTATTAGGTTCTACCTGAGGCTAGCATATTCTCCAGCTCCCTGTCAACACCCCGCGTTGCCTCACGTAAAAAGTACTCGAAGCGAGGTCGTTGCCTCAAAACCAAAAGGTACTCGAAGGAGGCGACGGCCAGATGTTTCGAAGCCTAGACCATCCGGAATCGACGGGGGATGGTCA encodes the following:
- a CDS encoding NAD/NADP octopine/nopaline dehydrogenase family protein, translated to MRACGVRGDPGRPSFAVLGAGNGGQAMAAHLAMQGVDVVLYNRTPGRIEDLASRGVLKVTGAIEARVPVKPYREGCGVGVVYVTSSVRDAARARVLMVTVPATGHRDLAHALAPYVDEHQVVVLNPGRTLGALETEHALRAGGCRGLPVVAEVQSLLYAARVLEPGHVHIFSIKHRVPLAALPAWQTPRVLALLRGFFPQFVPAETVLHTSLDNIGAVFHPAPVLLNLARVEAGETFDHYHQGITPAVARIVEALDAERLAVARALGISLPTARDWLKWVYGSYGPDLFGALQETGAYRGIRAPGSLDTRYLWEDVPTGLVPLASLGELAEVPTPTMRSLIHLASLVHGIDYFRHGRTLGRMGLAEMDLNGLLDYVREGREAA